From the Palaemon carinicauda isolate YSFRI2023 chromosome 42, ASM3689809v2, whole genome shotgun sequence genome, one window contains:
- the LOC137632961 gene encoding tetratricopeptide repeat protein 36 homolog yields MTSASDRAVLNSIFNPLLPVGECVYDEDIPADLKDADDNSPEGHEAKAMELKGVKAAEAGDVDGAIKFFSDAITMVPSRASGYNNRAQALRLQGKIEGAMADLDKAITLSEGKGRAACQAYTQRAMIHRLQERDELARSDFQVAASLGSEFAKAQLVQMNPYAALCNKMLHDVFSKLQRGECEGV; encoded by the exons ATGACTTCAGCATCAGACAGAGCAGTTCTTAACTCCATCTTCAATCCTCTTCTGCCTGTTGGCGAGTGTGTTTATGATGAAGATATCCCTGCTGACCTTAAGG ATGCGGATGACAACAGTCCAGAGGGCCACGAAGCAAAAGCTATGGAACTGAAAGGTGTTAAAGCAGCCGAGGCTGGGGATGTGGACGGTGCGATCAAGTTCTTTTCAGATGCCATCACAATGGTTCCTTCAAGAGCTTCTGGATATAACAACAGAGCACAAGCACTGAGACTACAAGGAAAAATTGAAG GTGCAATGGCTGATCTTGACAAAGCTATAACTCTATCAGAGGGTAAAGGACGAGCCGCATGCCAAGCATACACACAACGTGCCATGATCCATCGATTACAGGAAAGGGACGAGTTAGCACGAAGTGACTTCCAAGTAGCAGCAAGTTTGGGATCGGAGTTTGCTAAAGCTCAG CTCGTTCAAATGAATCCTTATGCTGCACTTTGTAACAAAATGCTCCATGACGTCTTCAGCAAACTGCAAAGGGGAGAATGTGAAGGTGTGTAG